The Glycine max cultivar Williams 82 chromosome 3, Glycine_max_v4.0, whole genome shotgun sequence sequence CCAGGTTCCTTGGAAATGGGTAGCATGCATGAAGAGGTCCTTAACCTTAAGGAACCCAGTTCCATGAACAACAGAAAACTTCAGGGGAAAGCACCTTTAAAATATGCTCCAATACCTCCACTATCCCCTGTTGGCAGAGTTTAAGTTCACAAGAGGTTTACTtttttgttgttcatacttcatagttattattactattagcTTTTAAGATCATCAAGTAGCTAAGAAATAGCAAGTTAATGCAGTTCAATGCAATTGTGTCATGAATGTTACTCTTACACTTGATTTTTACACTTCTATTTTACACCTACCTTCTATGTGATAAAGGGATGGAGgtggaaaaaggaaaatgtgattTTCCCCCCTCTTTCTTTTTACTGTAAAAGGTGATGTATAAAACGAAAGTGTAGAAAATCAAGTTTAGGAGTaacatttttgtttctctttattttcttctgtTTCCCTTTCATACATGCAATCCAgtatagaaaataaacaaaagttcATTGCAGAAACTGGGATGGTCGATGTATTATCGTAATCATTGTACAAAAGAAATCGCTGCAGCAACACCATCTTTTTAGAAAACGAAACCTCAATGAATAAATACCAGCAGGGACATCCTCTGCACTAGTTGAACTCATTAAAAAGGAAACTGAAACTATAAAATCAGAAATCCTTTTGGCAACTCACTGAACATTATTGACATGGGGATGATCAAGTATATGTTCCAGCTTAGTTACTAGTCTCAAGTTCGAGGCTGAGGATCAATACCAAAAAATGTGAACTCGCAAATTAGTCATTGAGAGTGACTAGATAACGTTTACTCAGCTTAAATATCTAAAATTAGTCATTCAttgtaaacattttatttttggtcgatatatacttaaaaaaataagaatacgAACTTAATACCATTTTCTGAAGTTCGGATTAACAGAGAATTTTAAATCTTAAGCCAAAATGCTCAACTCAGCTAATTTGTACATCTCTAttcattgatttttattttttttttgtatatttttaacaaGATATGCTATTGGATATGTCACACATAATAACAGATTCAACGgtatatgttttgtttttgtttttttataaaccaCGAGTTAATATTTCGAATTGAATAAGTTTATGTATGAAACcgaatatttttacttgaaattaaTTGGCAAAAAAGGCACTGTTTAATctattcattaaattatttcCTATTTAGAAGAGATGGTTGCTTCCCAGCTTCTGAATATGATCAGCACATCTTGATAGCACTGATTAATGGTGCTTTATGTGGTTTAGAAGAGCTTATTTATAATTTACCTAAACATTTTCGTATGATGTAAACACTTGTAATTACAAGAgcttataaaaataacttataattcTCCAGAATATGTCCTTAAGCGGTTATCAGcttattttaacaaattctCCAGAATAACATACGAAAATAGCTTACAGTTTCTATGAAAACAGTATAACTTTATATTCactttcaattataaaaacaacTAATACAAACATTAGTACTTACATGATAAATGCTTAATTAGGTAGTTTACCCAAAGGGAACCAATACGAGTTAACTAAATTGTTAGGAATTGGAAATGCATCATTGAGTCGCTGACCATACTAGCATAGTAGCATCTTCGGAATTTAAGCTTATACATATGATTTACATGAGACTGCAGGCACtttatcaaaatttcattaatcCACATCCCAACTTCTACAGATTATTTGTTGTACAGTCAAGTTGTAATCTTACAACTCAGAATCTTTGGAGATGAGTGACGATTCGGCCCCAACGTAACAAAAATGGATACAAACATAGAAAGTGAGAAGGATCAAGGATGAGCTACAGAGTGAACTtcctatctatctatatattgcAAAGTTTGATGAATTCACAAGTCTACTGGGGAAGCATGATGGACACAAATAAACCACTGTCCATCAATCTTTTCAAACACATTCGTTACAAATTGACCTCCCCATCTGCCCCCTTTCGTCTTTACAAATTCCATGCAAGTGACATACCCCATATCCCCTCTAGCATGAACCTTAATGTCTTCTAGCTTAATTTCTAGCGGGAATTCATAGTTAGCCCATACAAAATTCCAGCTCTCGATAACATCATCATAACCGGATATTCCTCTCAAACCAGGGTGGACACAACATACCCCATCCCTTTTTGCCCACAGGGCTTGCATGGCTGCAAGGTCACCCGTCCTGAATGACTCGTAAAACCGACTGTTTGCTCCACATACCGTTGTCTTGCTATCTTTCTGAAGGTTTTTCAGAGTATCCCTTATTTCTGCTGCTTTAGCATAATTCTCTTCAGCTATGGCATGCTGTAGCTCCTCTTCCAAAGTCTGCTCATCCAATGCTATGTTGTCGCTACTCAATATGCTCTCAGAATCTTCACTTTTTACTCCCAGTCCTGATAAAAATCAAAGGCATTTTTAGACAACGAAACACAAAATTTAGCAAAATCATAAGTActgcaaaattggggcataGATGCAAAAAGAATTGGACTCAAGCAAAAtctaaatgagaaaaaaaaacactgtcTGCTTATACTCTTAAAATTATCCAAAATGCAAATACCAATGTGAATTTTAAGGTTTTAAGTATAGATACTTACTGAATCTTCCCATTTGCAACTTCGGAAATTGACTAGGCAAAAGCCACGGTTGGTCTCCTCTTCCAAAACTTTTGCCCAAAACTAATCTGTTTGGAGTAAAGGAAGGCAGACAAACATGATGGAGCTTCCGAAAGCTACCGGTTAATGAATGCGGCAAGATATTAAACTCCTTGGTAGTAGAAGAAAGTCCCttcattaaaaagttaaaatcaattcactGTCTTGCAAGGGAGAACATCtgctaaacaaataaaaaaatatatatacacaaccATTGAGAGGAAAAGTATAACTTTATCCTCACTCCTCAGCAATCCATAAAGTCGATTTTCTTCAGCTAAATTCAAGGTTATCTTATTTGCAACCAAGCAATGGAAATTATaagcatatatattaatataatataccaGCTTCTAACAGACTTGGAAATCAATCAAAGCAGACACGCCGCCATTGAGAAAGCCttctttattttccaaaattctTTTTCAAGTAGTTGAAGTGAATCCAGATTCATTCCTAGAATTCTTATCCAGTATATTGTAGATCAACACAAATGCTTGTGTATAGTAATTTTCCAATAACCTAAGCAAGAGACTTCTCAATCCCACAAAATATTACATAAGACAAATTTTGGATTAAAAGTAAAGGGTCAACTCACATTGAAGGATAAGGTGGTTCCGTAAATGGCCATAGTTGAAAATGCTTATTCCACCAGGAACTAAGAAAATGACTTTGAGCAGGCGAGAAAAAATAACAGATAAGGATGCTTATCCTGAAAATCACAAGAAAAAACCAATGATAAGCCTGCACTTGAGAAAGAATCAAAGCATATTTGAACTTCACACCATAAcatcgggggggggggggggggggggacagctcaaattatcaaaaagaatatcaagaacaaaaacagaaataaattCTCTCCCCTAAAAATAAGTGAGTTGAAATCCAAGAGAGTTCCCATATCTGAGATCTTTACACCCCCCAAGAACAAAATTTAGCAAACCAATTGTATTCAAGATTAAAAACGAAAACTTTACAAATTTGAGGTTAAGAAAAACCACATAGAAGAAGGGAAAACAATTTGGGTATGCTTGGAAACTTCAAAAGATAGAAACACAAAGCAAATAACAAAGAAACAGAGGAAAAGGAGCAGTAACTAGTAATAACTAAGAGAATATCCAATAATAGCAATAGCGGCAAGCATTTTGGAGTGTAACCTTGGAAGTGGAAAATCGAAACAGTGTGGAAGAAGAAGCAGAGATCAGCAGAGAGAACAAGCGCATGTGGCAATGCCAATGTGTGCTTCGTTGATTGAACGAACATAAGAGGGTAAGATTTTCTCCTATCTGAGACGAAAAGGGAAACGTTATATGCGAAACGGTGTCGTTTATTTGCATGAATAAATTTTCTTACCTCGAAACTTAAACCTAAAAAGAAACTAATTACAAAATCAAGTataataaatgtatattttagAAGTCAAGTATAATAAATGttccaatttaaaatttaaataaaaatattcaaagacCATAAATTGTTACCCTTTAaactttgatataaaaaattaggtcaaatgtcatttttatttcatgaaatatTTGTTCATTAGTCAAATGACTTATttaatctttgattttttttgtttaaatttgtcATTTATCTTGTAAAATAttcactttggtcattcatttatttaaaaagagttaATTTGGTCCTTATTATCCCTTTATCGTGAAGGTCGTAAGAGGAACAATTAAATGTACACATTGATATgtgatatgtatttttttattctaatttttttttaattttttagtgaaaACTAACCATTGGGCATGTTTTGGGATGTTACCATTggtatttttagtataaaaggTTTCAAAATTTAGGGTTACTAACTTGGTTCTTTGAGCAAGAGGAGGAAATGGTTGAAGAGGATGATTGTTGTTTGTTGTGTGATGTCAAGGATTATTATAGTTCTGATTTTGATGTTCttgaatttgattattattaagGGACAAGTAAACAATGAAAATGTACAATGTTGTTGAATTTGCTCATTGTTAAGGGAGTAATTATGCTATGATGTTTGGAGTTGTTCACATGCAACTAGATTTCAAAAGGACCAATttgaactattttaaaaaattaaggatcaatttgaaccattttaaaaaagttaaaagaccaatttgaatattttttataaactcaAAGGACCAATCTAAACCATCTTAAATAGCCCATGACTGCCTCAAATAACTCTTTTTTGTGTCACCTAATTGAAACACTGAACAAACAAAACTCAGACTAAATTCATACCAATACTCAGGACCAAATAAACCATGCATTTTTCTTGCAAAATAAACCATAATTTATCCAACAAAATAAACTAAACATTTGACTTGCAAAATAAACCATACATTTGTCCAGCAAAATAAACCAAACATTTGTCTtgcaaaataaatatcataaaaatggGACTACATTTTGTTGGATCAAATCGAGAATCTAGAAGGGCGGTTGAATAGATTCTTTGAAAATCTTTACCAAATCGTTCTTAACACCAATTAAAAACAACCCtttaaatcaatcaaattttcctCAAAAGATCtttagaaaatagaaacttTTATGATGACCTTTTGAAATTGATTCCAATCCCAAGATGATTACAAAACACAGAGTTATAGAGAATTAAGAAAATCACACAagattttatattggttcagtcCAATTCAGACCTACATCCAGTTTGTTCTAAGTCCTCTTAGAACATCACTATATAGAGAACAATAGATCAAACACTATGCAAACCCAATTCTctaatagaaaacaaatatatctCTTGAAccttacaagaaaagatccagAATTGAAACCCTATAAATTCTTCAACATCCCTAGTAACTCTAACCCAGAAGAACACTCTAAAAAGATATGGATCGAATGCACCTCAAATGTGTAACTCTTTGATCTTcaatatttcttcaaaaattaatcaatacaTGGTTGTAAAATGAGTGATTCTTGATCAACTTCAGTCTTCAAACGTATTGCAGTGTTATTCTTCTTTAAGACTctcttgaaatatttttcacaaattCTGAACGAATCAAGAGTCCTCTTAAAATGAAAACACATAGgggtatttttaaattttgacaaTTAAAACATATCTAACTTATTAATTCGTAAAAATCCCCTTTGTTCTACAATTCCAGAAATTggttaatcgattatcagaaagggtaatcaattaatttgtttCAATCTAAGATTATAAGTTCCTTTTGTGCTGACTGGATAATCGATTAtcatgtctggtaatcgattacagattcATACATAAAGATTGTCTTGTTTCCAGGAgttgggtaatcgattatcaaatgaGGTAATTGATTATCTAAAGCTATAGAACCTTCCTTCTTTTGAAAGTGGTTTGGGTAGTCAATTACCAAGTGAGGCAATAGATTAATTTGATGTTGCTAACCAAATTTAAAGTAGAAGTGAGTTCTTAAGAAACTTAGAGAGAGACAATCTTCGTCTACTTCATAACTGATCAAACTCAAGGCacgaaaaagataaaaaaaaaaaactaaaatgcacACACACCTATACTaaaaacaatcaatacaaatgtctCACCTATCAAAATGTGTTAGGCATTGTAAAAATATCAAACCAAAACTAAACTAGGGGCTTCATGCTCTTCAAGCTTTGTTCTTACAATCTCccattttttagttttgataaTTCCAAATCTATATGATGTGTATTGATGTTTTCCTTCCACAGTACCTGTTCTACAACATGCTTCACAAACATGTTAGTAGCATCTTTTCAATTCAAgtcaagtttaatttcaattagtcatcaaaaacatcaattttctcaaagaaacataaaaaaatttct is a genomic window containing:
- the LOC100815544 gene encoding uncharacterized protein translates to MAIYGTTLSFNGLSSTTKEFNILPHSLTGSFRKLHHVCLPSFTPNRLVLGKSFGRGDQPWLLPSQFPKLQMGRFRLGVKSEDSESILSSDNIALDEQTLEEELQHAIAEENYAKAAEIRDTLKNLQKDSKTTVCGANSRFYESFRTGDLAAMQALWAKRDGVCCVHPGLRGISGYDDVIESWNFVWANYEFPLEIKLEDIKVHARGDMGYVTCMEFVKTKGGRWGGQFVTNVFEKIDGQWFICVHHASPVDL